Proteins found in one Paenibacillus borealis genomic segment:
- a CDS encoding Hsp20/alpha crystallin family protein — translation MFDLVPFGKRRDDAFGVLAKSLNEVFNDDFFAPLTSSTLSFRTDIRESEGAYLIEAELPGFKKEEIDIDYTSPYLTIKAVRKEENSEENKEHQTVRRERRYGEYVRRFYVQDIAEEGIRASLKDGMLNLEVPKRQKSQGKRIEIQDGGNSSDEQLQ, via the coding sequence ATGTTTGATTTGGTTCCTTTTGGTAAACGCAGAGATGATGCTTTTGGTGTGCTGGCTAAGTCGCTTAACGAAGTATTTAATGATGATTTCTTTGCACCGCTGACAAGCTCCACGCTGTCCTTCCGCACAGACATCCGCGAGAGTGAAGGAGCATATCTGATCGAGGCTGAGCTCCCGGGCTTCAAAAAAGAAGAAATCGACATCGATTATACCAGCCCTTACTTGACGATCAAGGCAGTTCGCAAAGAAGAGAACAGCGAGGAGAATAAGGAGCATCAGACCGTGCGCCGGGAACGGCGGTATGGCGAATATGTACGCCGCTTCTATGTTCAGGATATTGCGGAAGAAGGCATCCGCGCTTCACTGAAAGACGGGATGCTGAATCTGGAAGTGCCGAAACGGCAGAAATCACAGGGCAAGCGGATTGAAATTCAGGATGGCGGAAATTCTTCAGATGAGCAGCTTCAGTAA
- a CDS encoding GNAT family N-acetyltransferase — MIRHSELVTGEKIYLRPLNGEDAELYYHMFYGTEVRRLTGTKKHITKEQIGNYIARKSGDDSTVLLLIALRETDEVIGDIAIQDIDPDNRSANLRIAIGEERHQGQGYGREALLLMLDYGFGILNLHRIELEVYSYNARAAHVYEAIGFVREGVRRQTLYYNHEYHDVIMMGMLDSEYRARYVK, encoded by the coding sequence GTGATCAGACATTCAGAGCTTGTAACAGGGGAAAAGATATATCTGCGCCCGCTTAACGGGGAAGACGCCGAATTGTATTACCATATGTTCTACGGTACGGAGGTCCGCAGACTTACAGGCACGAAGAAGCATATCACCAAAGAGCAGATCGGGAATTATATCGCTCGCAAATCAGGCGACGACAGTACGGTGCTGTTGCTTATCGCCCTTAGGGAGACTGATGAGGTGATCGGCGATATCGCCATTCAGGATATAGACCCTGACAATCGCAGTGCAAATCTGCGGATCGCCATCGGTGAGGAGCGGCATCAGGGGCAAGGGTATGGACGGGAAGCGCTGCTGCTGATGCTGGATTACGGCTTTGGCATTCTGAATTTGCACCGGATTGAGCTGGAGGTCTACAGTTATAATGCCCGCGCTGCGCATGTATATGAAGCAATCGGCTTTGTCCGTGAGGGGGTACGGCGCCAGACGCTCTATTATAACCATGAATACCATGACGTGATTATGATGGGCATGCTGGATAGCGAATACCGGGCGCGGTATGTGAAATAA
- a CDS encoding histidine kinase N-terminal 7TM domain-containing protein, which yields MTYNVYLSALLMAATCCSLLLVYLCYKRRDLPIAVSYGLGMLTGSFYSFGYGFEIISSSMEHIRFWLRIEYIGIPFGTVLWFIMVLQYTGRQSWVRPRNVALLMIVPLITFTAHNTNEWHHLFYTSMTMNHTEGFPLVTLVKGPLYRLHVFYSYSFFVVGMIFLLQMFLRAVPRMKKQIALMIIGSWGPFGFTLIYLSGVIYMPIDISPFGFLFSGVFYMWGIYQFNMLRLAPLALQQVFESMEEAVIILDTDHSLTSFNRSAKRIVKELSNKNTGQPAAELFSGYPLLLEMIARGAASASRIQLTGPDGDYYNVHLSLVRNSRQKIVGKMLLLSDVTEAVHAEEKLRDNARQLSDLNTFKDRMFSVVAHDIRDPLAVLVNLMELLEEEMQAERGEHEEIVQEMGQQIRNTFELVEVLLDWFRSQREGMIFNPVERDLAHTVQASLRLLLLRSDNKQIQIISEIPGDSYVYADKEMLDLIIRNLLSNAIKFTDHGGCIRLKAERSDRHMVIAVSDTGGGISPEQADTLLKNDYRISSAGTSGERGVGLGLTLCREFVQLNGGKLWFDSVPSQGSTFYFSIPLPPEAPLIQAGNSIGRG from the coding sequence ATGACATATAACGTGTACTTATCGGCATTGCTGATGGCTGCGACCTGCTGTTCACTGCTGCTGGTGTACCTGTGCTACAAAAGAAGAGACCTGCCCATAGCGGTAAGCTACGGTCTGGGAATGCTGACGGGCTCTTTTTATTCCTTCGGCTATGGCTTCGAAATTATCAGCAGCAGTATGGAGCATATCCGCTTCTGGCTGAGGATTGAATATATCGGAATTCCGTTCGGTACGGTGCTGTGGTTCATTATGGTACTGCAGTATACCGGCAGGCAGTCATGGGTACGTCCAAGGAATGTTGCGCTATTGATGATTGTTCCCCTAATAACCTTCACAGCCCACAATACCAATGAATGGCATCATTTATTCTATACAAGCATGACGATGAATCATACAGAGGGCTTTCCGCTGGTGACCCTCGTTAAAGGTCCGTTATACAGGCTTCATGTGTTCTATTCCTACAGCTTTTTTGTCGTGGGGATGATATTTTTGCTCCAGATGTTTCTCCGGGCGGTTCCCCGGATGAAGAAGCAGATTGCGCTGATGATTATTGGCTCCTGGGGGCCCTTTGGCTTCACGCTGATTTATTTGAGCGGTGTAATTTATATGCCTATCGACATTTCGCCGTTTGGTTTTCTCTTCTCGGGTGTTTTTTATATGTGGGGAATCTATCAGTTCAATATGCTGAGGTTAGCGCCGCTTGCCCTTCAGCAGGTGTTTGAATCGATGGAGGAAGCGGTCATTATACTCGACACCGACCACAGTCTCACCAGCTTTAACCGCTCGGCCAAAAGAATAGTCAAAGAGCTGAGTAATAAGAATACAGGTCAGCCCGCTGCAGAATTATTCTCCGGATATCCCCTGCTTCTGGAGATGATTGCCCGGGGGGCAGCGAGTGCATCCAGAATTCAGCTTACAGGTCCGGACGGTGATTACTATAATGTCCACCTGTCTCTTGTCAGGAATAGCCGCCAGAAGATTGTCGGGAAAATGCTTCTGCTGAGCGATGTAACCGAGGCTGTGCATGCAGAAGAGAAGCTGCGCGATAATGCCCGGCAGTTAAGTGATCTGAACACATTCAAGGACCGGATGTTCAGTGTCGTTGCCCATGATATCCGTGATCCTTTGGCGGTGCTGGTCAACCTGATGGAACTGCTCGAAGAGGAAATGCAGGCTGAAAGGGGAGAGCATGAAGAGATTGTTCAAGAAATGGGGCAGCAGATCCGCAATACCTTCGAACTGGTGGAAGTTCTGCTGGATTGGTTCCGGAGCCAGAGGGAAGGCATGATTTTTAATCCGGTCGAACGGGATCTGGCCCATACGGTGCAAGCCAGCCTGCGGCTCCTGCTGCTGCGCAGTGATAACAAGCAGATTCAGATTATATCAGAGATCCCCGGGGACAGCTACGTCTATGCCGATAAAGAGATGCTGGATCTGATTATCCGCAATCTTCTGTCCAATGCTATAAAATTCACGGACCACGGAGGATGCATCCGGTTAAAGGCAGAGAGGAGCGACCGTCATATGGTAATCGCTGTGAGTGATACGGGAGGAGGGATTTCTCCGGAGCAGGCCGATACCCTGCTGAAGAATGATTACCGGATCTCCTCAGCCGGGACCTCCGGGGAGCGGGGCGTTGGCCTGGGTTTGACCCTGTGCAGGGAGTTCGTACAGTTGAACGGCGGGAAGCTATGGTTCGACAGCGTTCCCTCGCAGGGCAGCACCTTCTATTTCTCGATTCCGCTTCCTCCTGAAGCTCCGTTAATTCAGGCCGGCAACAGCATAGGAAGGGGATGA
- the clpB gene encoding ATP-dependent chaperone ClpB, with protein MDFNKLTQKLQEAVAEAQSLAAASGHQEIDNLHLLKALLQQHEGLLPRLLQKMNIPAAELLQGTEALLQRKPSVSGSGAGTMRRYASPALIAMLEQAEKEAAKMQDEFVAVEHAVLAMVSDTGSGNRELRGLFTSRGINREKLLGVLAEIRGHQRVTSREPEATYEVLEKYGRDLVAEVRAGKIDPVIGRDAEIRRVIRILSRKTKNNPVLIGEPGVGKTAIVEGLAHRIVRRDVPEGLKDKTIFSLDMSALIAGAKYRGEFEERLQAVLKEIRESDGRIILFIDELHTIVGAGKTEGAMDAGNMLKPMLARGELHCIGATTLDEYRKYIEKDPALERRFQQVLVSEPDVEDTISILRGLKERFEVHHGVKIYDSALVAAGVLSNRYITDRFLPDKAIDLVDEACAMIRTEIDSMPGEMDEVTRRLMQMEIEEAALKKETDDASARRLEILQRELADLKEKHLGMTVRWEKEKSAIQGIRELKKRLEQARKDLVDAQEIYDLNKSAELSYGIIPDLERQLKAAEEAAQQDQETRLLREAVTEEEIADIVSRWTGVPVSRLVEGERDKLLRLEDTLHERVVGQDEAVRLVADAVLRARAGIKDPNRPIGSFLFLGPTGVGKTELAKALAVSLFDREDGMIRIDMSEYMEKHSVSRLVGAPPGYVGYEEGGQLTEAVRRQPYTVVLLDEVEKAHPDVFNILLQLLDDGRLTDSQGRVVDFKNTIIIMTSNIGSPHLIQGTDDNGELTEAVKDRVMKELSGHFRPEFLNRVDDIVMFKPLTLGETQQIVMKLVNGLRLRLAERGIGLTLSDKAVRFIAEEGFDSVYGARPLKRFIQRSLETRVARALIAGEAEEGSVMTVDEADGELTVTIVKPESAKTVGSL; from the coding sequence ATGGATTTCAACAAGCTTACACAGAAGCTGCAGGAAGCAGTAGCAGAGGCCCAGTCTCTGGCTGCGGCCAGCGGACATCAGGAGATTGATAATCTTCATCTGCTGAAGGCACTGCTTCAGCAGCATGAAGGCCTGCTGCCGCGGCTGCTGCAGAAGATGAATATTCCTGCAGCCGAGCTGCTGCAGGGTACGGAGGCGCTGCTACAGCGGAAGCCCAGCGTAAGCGGAAGCGGAGCGGGCACGATGCGGCGGTATGCCTCGCCCGCGCTGATCGCCATGCTGGAGCAGGCCGAGAAGGAAGCGGCCAAGATGCAGGACGAGTTCGTGGCCGTAGAGCATGCTGTGCTGGCGATGGTCTCGGATACCGGCAGCGGGAACCGTGAGCTGCGCGGGCTGTTCACCAGCCGGGGCATTAACCGGGAGAAGCTGCTCGGGGTGCTGGCCGAGATCCGCGGACATCAGCGGGTGACGAGCCGGGAGCCGGAGGCCACCTATGAGGTGCTGGAGAAATACGGCCGTGATCTGGTGGCCGAGGTGCGGGCCGGCAAGATTGATCCGGTGATCGGACGGGATGCGGAGATCCGCCGGGTCATCCGTATTCTCTCCCGCAAGACCAAGAACAATCCTGTGCTGATCGGGGAGCCCGGCGTAGGTAAAACCGCGATTGTAGAAGGGCTGGCCCACCGGATTGTGCGCCGGGATGTGCCGGAGGGGCTGAAGGACAAGACGATTTTCTCGCTGGATATGAGCGCATTGATTGCCGGAGCCAAATACCGCGGGGAATTCGAAGAGCGGCTGCAGGCCGTACTGAAGGAAATCCGCGAGAGTGACGGCCGGATCATTCTGTTCATTGATGAGCTGCATACGATTGTCGGTGCCGGTAAGACCGAAGGGGCCATGGACGCGGGCAACATGCTGAAGCCGATGCTGGCCCGGGGTGAGCTGCATTGTATCGGGGCGACGACGCTGGATGAGTACCGCAAGTATATCGAGAAGGACCCGGCGCTGGAACGCCGCTTCCAGCAGGTGCTGGTCAGCGAGCCGGATGTTGAGGATACAATTTCTATCCTGCGCGGCCTCAAGGAGCGCTTCGAGGTCCATCACGGGGTCAAAATCTATGACAGCGCGCTGGTTGCAGCGGGGGTATTGTCCAACCGCTATATTACGGACCGCTTCCTGCCGGATAAGGCGATTGACCTGGTGGATGAAGCCTGTGCGATGATCCGTACCGAGATTGATTCCATGCCCGGTGAGATGGACGAGGTCACACGCCGCCTGATGCAGATGGAGATTGAAGAAGCTGCGCTCAAAAAAGAAACCGACGATGCCAGCGCGCGCCGTCTGGAGATTCTGCAGCGGGAGCTGGCCGACCTCAAGGAGAAGCATCTGGGCATGACCGTCCGCTGGGAGAAGGAGAAGTCCGCGATCCAGGGCATCCGCGAGCTGAAGAAGCGGTTAGAGCAGGCGCGCAAGGATCTGGTCGATGCGCAGGAGATTTATGATCTGAACAAGTCCGCCGAGCTGAGCTACGGCATAATTCCTGATCTGGAGCGGCAGCTGAAGGCCGCAGAGGAAGCCGCACAGCAGGATCAGGAGACCCGGCTGCTGCGCGAAGCCGTGACGGAAGAGGAGATCGCCGACATCGTCTCGCGCTGGACCGGGGTTCCGGTCAGCCGCCTCGTGGAAGGTGAGCGGGATAAGCTGCTGCGGCTCGAAGACACACTGCATGAGCGGGTAGTCGGCCAGGATGAGGCCGTCCGGCTGGTGGCGGATGCTGTGCTCCGGGCAAGAGCAGGCATCAAGGACCCGAACCGTCCGATCGGTTCGTTCCTGTTCCTGGGGCCGACCGGTGTCGGCAAGACCGAGCTGGCCAAAGCGCTGGCGGTATCGCTGTTTGACCGTGAAGACGGCATGATCCGCATCGATATGTCGGAGTATATGGAGAAGCACAGCGTCTCCCGCCTCGTAGGTGCTCCTCCGGGATATGTCGGCTATGAAGAAGGCGGCCAGCTGACCGAAGCGGTGCGCCGCCAGCCGTATACTGTTGTGCTGCTGGATGAGGTGGAGAAAGCCCATCCTGATGTGTTCAACATTCTTCTGCAGCTGCTGGATGACGGGCGGCTGACCGACTCGCAGGGCCGGGTGGTCGACTTCAAGAACACCATTATCATCATGACCTCCAATATCGGCTCGCCGCATCTGATTCAGGGCACCGATGACAACGGTGAGCTGACCGAAGCGGTTAAGGACCGGGTGATGAAGGAGCTGAGCGGCCATTTCCGCCCTGAGTTCCTCAACCGGGTGGACGATATTGTGATGTTCAAACCGCTGACGCTGGGCGAAACCCAGCAGATCGTGATGAAGCTGGTGAACGGTCTGCGCCTGCGCCTGGCAGAACGGGGCATTGGCCTTACGCTGAGCGACAAGGCAGTGCGCTTCATTGCCGAGGAAGGCTTCGATTCCGTGTACGGGGCAAGACCGCTTAAGCGGTT
- a CDS encoding response regulator, which translates to MRTIIVDDEKAMHLILKRMLAKLEEVEIMGSFTDTAAAFTYLNTHEVDLIFVDISMPRESGLEFAARLGENSQGPKVVFITSHKEYALSAFEVHAFDYILKPVVQERLHETVHRAATQIHLERAAEANREPALSAEARISLLGGIEIGGAQRIKTKWKSRKSAELLGYLIIHKGRLVSRARLIEDIFGDMPQKNAEIYLNTTVYQLRKLLHTHGLKTHLHSESNHYAFNCSGLSVDILSFEDGCRSLAVINEANLEQAMELEQLYMGDLFGDHVYPWAWNEIERLSLMYSAFTRRLCVALLDKGETNTAKRLLIKLLKHNELDEEAHMLLMKTSALQNNKDALNRQYLQFADILNREIGIPPSLEVKSFYAQLLSGLG; encoded by the coding sequence ATGAGAACGATTATTGTCGATGACGAGAAGGCCATGCATCTCATATTGAAACGGATGCTTGCCAAGCTTGAAGAGGTTGAAATAATGGGGAGCTTCACGGACACTGCCGCGGCTTTTACCTATTTGAACACTCATGAGGTCGACCTGATCTTCGTGGATATCAGCATGCCCAGAGAAAGTGGCCTGGAATTTGCAGCGCGGCTCGGTGAGAACAGCCAGGGACCCAAGGTAGTGTTCATCACTTCGCATAAGGAATATGCGCTCTCCGCCTTTGAAGTGCATGCCTTCGATTATATTCTGAAACCGGTGGTACAGGAGAGGCTGCATGAGACGGTACACAGAGCCGCTACTCAGATTCATTTGGAGCGTGCGGCAGAAGCCAACCGGGAGCCCGCCTTGAGCGCAGAAGCACGGATTAGCCTCCTGGGCGGAATTGAAATCGGGGGTGCTCAGAGAATCAAGACCAAATGGAAGTCGCGAAAAAGCGCTGAGCTCCTCGGCTACCTGATCATACATAAAGGCAGGCTTGTTTCCCGCGCACGGCTCATTGAGGATATCTTTGGCGATATGCCGCAGAAGAATGCAGAAATATATTTGAATACAACGGTCTATCAGCTGCGCAAGCTGCTCCATACGCATGGGCTGAAGACGCATCTGCATTCCGAGAGCAACCATTATGCCTTTAACTGTAGCGGGCTTAGCGTGGATATTCTCAGCTTTGAGGATGGCTGCAGAAGCTTGGCTGTCATAAATGAGGCTAATCTGGAACAGGCTATGGAGCTTGAACAGCTATATATGGGTGATTTATTCGGAGACCACGTGTATCCTTGGGCCTGGAATGAAATTGAACGGCTGTCACTCATGTACTCGGCCTTCACCCGGCGACTGTGCGTTGCTCTGCTGGATAAGGGTGAGACGAATACGGCAAAACGGCTGCTGATCAAGCTGCTGAAGCACAATGAGCTGGATGAAGAAGCCCATATGCTGCTTATGAAAACCTCGGCTCTCCAGAATAACAAAGATGCCCTGAACCGGCAGTACCTGCAATTTGCCGACATTCTGAACCGGGAAATCGGAATTCCCCCTTCGCTTGAGGTCAAATCCTTTTATGCACAGCTGCTTTCCGGGCTTGGCTAA
- a CDS encoding DnaJ C-terminal domain-containing protein: MAANYYETLGVGKQASKQEIKKAYQKLAKKWHPDVNKAPEAEARFKEAAEAYEVLGDEEKRKIYDEELRYGAGYARARGPRSGGAASSASWEAPFGAGWSGGASAGGGIPEEDLFGMFFGSRGAADRAGFDFFSGSGGARQGGSPWADEFSTMQAQLEITLEQAYKGGNISVQAAGKDLSVQIPARSAEGTVIRVPGGGSGVGQGGDLLISLHLLPHDFYEPDGGDLLGTVEIAPWQAVLGGDAKVALPDGSQVKLKIPAGMAGGRTLRLSGKGLKRPNGTNGDILFRMEIVIPPETSEAEKKLYRQLADAGSFQAGAKRQTPGGAQRRRATTG; the protein is encoded by the coding sequence GTGGCGGCAAATTATTACGAGACTCTGGGCGTCGGTAAGCAGGCCTCGAAGCAGGAGATTAAGAAGGCCTATCAGAAGCTGGCCAAGAAGTGGCATCCCGATGTCAACAAGGCCCCGGAGGCAGAAGCCAGGTTCAAGGAAGCGGCCGAAGCGTACGAGGTGCTGGGTGATGAAGAGAAGCGGAAAATCTATGATGAGGAGCTCCGCTATGGGGCCGGCTACGCCAGGGCACGGGGTCCGCGGAGCGGCGGGGCAGCCTCCTCCGCGTCTTGGGAAGCTCCATTTGGCGCGGGCTGGAGCGGTGGAGCTTCCGCCGGTGGCGGGATACCCGAAGAGGACCTGTTCGGGATGTTCTTCGGCAGCCGGGGGGCGGCGGACCGCGCCGGCTTCGATTTCTTCTCCGGCAGCGGCGGTGCCCGCCAAGGGGGAAGCCCTTGGGCCGATGAGTTCAGTACGATGCAGGCCCAGCTTGAGATTACGCTGGAGCAGGCCTACAAAGGCGGAAATATCAGCGTTCAGGCGGCAGGCAAAGATCTGAGTGTGCAGATTCCGGCACGATCAGCCGAAGGAACGGTGATCCGTGTTCCCGGCGGCGGAAGCGGTGTGGGACAGGGAGGCGATCTGCTGATCTCGCTGCATCTTCTGCCCCATGATTTCTATGAACCGGACGGCGGGGATTTGCTCGGCACGGTTGAGATTGCCCCATGGCAGGCTGTGCTTGGCGGGGATGCCAAGGTGGCACTGCCGGATGGCAGCCAGGTGAAATTGAAGATCCCCGCAGGTATGGCGGGCGGCCGGACGCTGCGCCTCTCCGGCAAGGGTCTGAAGCGTCCTAACGGTACGAATGGCGACATCCTGTTCCGGATGGAGATCGTCATTCCGCCGGAAACCTCGGAAGCGGAGAAGAAGCTGTACCGCCAGCTGGCCGATGCCGGCAGCTTCCAGGCCGGAGCCAAACGGCAGACTCCCGGCGGGGCACAGCGGCGCAGAGCAACAACGGGGTAA
- a CDS encoding S-layer homology domain-containing protein produces MAAVPDVAGESSVTVATYNDRTIVGGYVSDGSISWVPDYSYPFPSVNVSGFQTYKPAFAADHVKLAKQPEQDANMADYINVTFAVYGTDGKLVTGRTEVFAHSANSATLFYNTDPVQSGGEANEGFSSYTVEGLVTFLIRSDTADVVSQISLYSGAQFIAINDVHKVTGITVKSPGGVSSLLTGESLRMSAEVLPLNAANPAVIWSVVNGTGAAVIDEASGELTAVAPGTITIEAAATDGTGITGSVQLTILEAPTATPTPTEAPTATPTPTEAPTATPTPTEAPTATPTPTEAPTATPTPTEAPTATPTPTEAPTATPTPTEVPTPAPVRVSGISVTGASWVQAGSAVQMAATVSPAEAAEREVVWSVDQGTGTATIDAHGILTGSSAGVVTVKATAVDGSAVYGTKTVEITAVNEGNSNSPTPTPVVTPSSAPTPTSAPSATPMPVPVQPGVQFMDNVVDIASVITGFAHRIEEARSNPAPLTFTDTSTHWAGSTIGIFVKLGVVNGYQDGGFHPDASITRAEFATVLAKVFGLSGNAAGGSLSDISGHWAEDSIRALQQKGIISGYQNGTFLPNREISRAEIIAMISKIIDLNSVSSPASSSFSDLDKTWNKEQIGQAAAAGIISGEGGGKFLPAKQASRAEAFTIVLRVLETNPELKSLLDTLN; encoded by the coding sequence GTGGCTGCAGTTCCTGATGTTGCCGGAGAAAGCAGTGTAACGGTTGCTACTTACAATGATAGAACGATTGTTGGCGGATATGTGAGCGACGGTAGTATAAGCTGGGTCCCTGATTATTCTTATCCGTTCCCCTCTGTCAATGTATCTGGATTCCAAACTTACAAGCCTGCTTTTGCCGCAGATCATGTGAAACTGGCTAAACAGCCGGAACAGGACGCAAATATGGCTGACTATATAAATGTTACCTTTGCGGTTTATGGGACTGACGGTAAATTGGTAACGGGCCGTACCGAGGTATTTGCCCATTCTGCCAATTCTGCTACATTGTTTTATAACACGGATCCAGTTCAAAGTGGCGGCGAAGCTAATGAGGGCTTCTCGTCGTATACAGTCGAGGGCCTGGTGACCTTTCTGATCAGATCGGACACTGCGGATGTTGTATCCCAGATTTCGTTATACTCAGGCGCTCAATTCATCGCCATTAATGACGTTCATAAGGTAACCGGCATTACAGTAAAAAGCCCCGGCGGGGTTAGCTCCCTGCTTACGGGTGAATCGCTCAGGATGAGTGCGGAAGTACTGCCGCTGAATGCGGCCAATCCAGCTGTCATCTGGTCTGTTGTGAATGGTACAGGGGCCGCTGTTATTGACGAAGCAAGCGGTGAACTTACCGCAGTTGCTCCGGGCACAATAACCATAGAGGCTGCGGCTACAGATGGCACAGGTATTACTGGCAGTGTCCAATTAACTATATTGGAGGCGCCAACAGCAACGCCGACGCCGACCGAGGCGCCAACAGCAACGCCGACGCCGACCGAGGCGCCGACAGCAACGCCGACGCCAACCGAGGCGCCGACAGCAACGCCGACGCCAACCGAGGCGCCGACAGCAACGCCGACACCGACAGAGGCGCCGACAGCAACGCCGACGCCGACAGAGGCGCCGACAGCAACGCCGACACCGACAGAGGTGCCTACACCTGCACCGGTTCGAGTCTCTGGGATAAGCGTAACCGGAGCTTCTTGGGTTCAGGCGGGCTCAGCCGTTCAAATGGCAGCGACGGTGTCACCGGCAGAGGCAGCTGAGCGAGAGGTTGTCTGGTCAGTTGACCAAGGTACAGGCACAGCAACCATCGATGCGCACGGAATTTTAACCGGCAGCTCGGCGGGGGTTGTTACGGTCAAGGCAACAGCTGTAGACGGTTCCGCTGTCTATGGAACCAAAACCGTTGAGATTACTGCTGTTAACGAAGGCAACAGCAATTCACCGACGCCCACCCCGGTGGTGACACCGTCATCAGCACCAACACCAACATCAGCACCTAGCGCAACACCAATGCCTGTACCCGTTCAGCCGGGCGTGCAATTCATGGACAATGTTGTCGATATTGCCAGTGTGATCACCGGCTTCGCCCATAGAATTGAGGAGGCCAGGTCGAATCCGGCTCCGCTGACCTTCACGGATACCTCCACGCATTGGGCCGGCTCTACAATTGGTATCTTTGTGAAGCTGGGTGTGGTGAACGGTTATCAGGATGGCGGCTTCCACCCGGATGCAAGCATCACCCGCGCAGAGTTCGCTACCGTTCTTGCCAAGGTGTTTGGCCTTTCGGGCAATGCTGCCGGCGGCTCCTTAAGTGATATTTCCGGCCACTGGGCCGAAGACTCCATTCGCGCCTTGCAGCAAAAAGGTATAATATCCGGCTACCAAAATGGTACATTCCTGCCTAACCGGGAGATCAGCCGCGCCGAGATTATTGCTATGATCTCCAAGATCATTGATCTGAACAGCGTAAGTAGTCCGGCTTCCTCCAGCTTCTCCGATCTGGATAAGACATGGAATAAGGAGCAGATCGGGCAAGCGGCAGCGGCCGGTATTATCAGCGGAGAAGGGGGCGGCAAGTTCCTTCCAGCCAAGCAGGCTTCCCGTGCTGAAGCTTTTACTATTGTATTGCGCGTTCTAGAGACTAACCCGGAGCTTAAGAGCCTCCTGGATACCTTGAACTAA